In one Buchnera aphidicola (Pemphigus immunis) genomic region, the following are encoded:
- the rpsI gene encoding 30S ribosomal protein S9 — protein sequence MTVIQGYGTGRRKRSSARVFMKFGVGKIFINKCQLEDYFSRETACMIVRQPLELVDMVSKFDFHITVKGGGISGQAGAVRHGITRALIKYNALFKIDLKKAGFVTRDSRQVERKKVGLRKSRKRPQFSKR from the coding sequence ATGACAGTAATTCAAGGTTATGGGACAGGTCGTAGAAAAAGATCTTCTGCTCGAGTTTTTATGAAGTTCGGTGTTGGTAAAATATTTATTAATAAGTGTCAGTTAGAAGATTATTTTAGTAGAGAAACAGCGTGTATGATAGTACGCCAACCCTTAGAATTAGTAGATATGGTTTCTAAATTTGATTTTCATATTACTGTAAAAGGAGGAGGAATTTCTGGACAAGCTGGTGCAGTACGTCATGGAATTACTCGAGCTTTAATTAAATATAATGCATTATTTAAAATTGATTTAAAAAAAGCTGGATTTGTTACACGTGATTCTCGTCAAGTAGAACGCAAAAAAGTAGGTTTGCGTAAATCAAGAAAGCGTCCACAATTTTCTAAGCGTTAG
- the infB gene encoding translation initiation factor IF-2, which produces MADVNLQLLSIELNVSVKKIIDTFYKLGILKNIRDVITPQEKVVLLKFLYKKKNIFQESFILQRKIRSFLNVSSIRGKNKLVKIEIRKNHTYFKNNIKQDRLPTDKTNLNYVEKNEEFLVIKSKKKSLININQKNKKESINKKIREEINNIGGNKLNDKLISSKRNKKNNRDYKVKNTKKNTDRRNISIEEKKIFKDILNNKIDKEEIKKDYHLTTFLRARQAEDENDRAIEGNRRIRNKKTRNNRYRKNNKNLESKKDREEIKTVMRIGKNSKLKNKGSILQQFFKKPLQTINRDIIIGNELTVSELANKMAVKSSEVIKKMMQLGLMITINQIVDQETAQLVAEEMGHKVTLYRDNELEELLLQDRKINSNAMKLRPPVVTVMGHVDHGKTSLLDYIRSTKVVSKEAGGITQHIGAYYVKTKKGIITFLDTPGHAAFTSMRARGANITDIVVLVVAADDGVMPQSIESIQHANAAKVPIIVAINKIDKVEGSLDPLKKELIKHSIIPEEWGGENIFVPVSAKSGYGINNLLDAILLQSEILDLKSFFSGMASGVVIESFLDRGRGPIATVLVREGILRKGDILLCGCSYGKVRAMRSETNNSITEAGPSIPVQILGLSKIPDIGDIFTVVNDEKKAREVAFYRQGKFREVKLAKQKKIKLENVFDHIKSGKTSELNIVLKSDVQGSLEAISDSLIKLSNNEVEINIVGSGVGGITETDVSLATASNAVILGFNVRADSLAKRMILLENIDVRYYSIIYKLIDEVKIAMSGKLSPEYKQEIIGLAAVRNIFKSPKFSSIAGCMVTEGIIKRNHPVRILRNNIVIYEGELESLRRFKEDVNEIRNGMECGIGIKNYNDIRIGDIIEVFEVKECQRNI; this is translated from the coding sequence ATGGCAGATGTAAATTTACAATTATTATCAATAGAATTAAATGTTTCAGTAAAAAAAATAATTGATACTTTTTATAAGCTAGGTATATTGAAAAATATTCGTGATGTAATAACTCCACAAGAGAAAGTGGTATTGTTAAAATTTTTATATAAAAAAAAGAATATTTTTCAGGAATCATTTATTTTACAAAGAAAAATTCGTAGTTTTTTAAATGTTTCCAGTATCCGAGGAAAAAATAAATTGGTAAAAATTGAAATAAGGAAAAATCATACTTATTTTAAAAATAATATTAAACAAGATAGATTACCGACTGATAAAACAAATCTTAATTATGTTGAAAAAAACGAGGAGTTTTTAGTTATTAAAAGTAAAAAAAAATCTTTGATTAATATTAATCAAAAAAATAAAAAAGAATCAATTAATAAAAAAATACGTGAAGAGATTAATAATATAGGTGGTAATAAATTGAATGATAAATTAATTTCTTCTAAAAGAAATAAAAAAAATAATCGTGATTATAAAGTGAAAAATACAAAAAAAAATACAGATAGACGTAATATTTCTATAGAAGAAAAAAAAATATTTAAAGATATATTAAATAATAAAATAGATAAAGAAGAAATAAAAAAAGATTATCATTTAACTACATTTTTGCGTGCTCGTCAAGCAGAAGATGAAAATGATCGAGCAATTGAAGGTAATCGTCGTATTAGAAATAAAAAAACTAGAAATAACCGTTATAGAAAAAATAATAAAAATTTAGAGTCTAAAAAAGATCGTGAAGAAATAAAAACAGTAATGCGTATTGGGAAAAATAGTAAATTAAAAAATAAAGGTAGTATATTACAACAATTTTTTAAAAAGCCACTTCAAACTATTAATAGAGATATTATAATAGGTAATGAATTAACTGTATCTGAATTAGCTAATAAAATGGCAGTAAAAAGTTCAGAAGTAATAAAGAAAATGATGCAGTTAGGCTTAATGATTACTATAAATCAAATTGTAGATCAAGAAACAGCACAATTAGTAGCTGAAGAAATGGGTCATAAAGTTACTTTATATCGCGATAATGAATTAGAAGAATTATTACTGCAAGATAGAAAAATAAACAGTAATGCAATGAAATTAAGACCTCCAGTAGTTACTGTTATGGGACATGTTGATCATGGAAAAACGTCATTATTGGATTATATAAGATCAACTAAAGTTGTTTCTAAAGAAGCAGGTGGTATTACTCAACACATAGGTGCTTATTACGTAAAAACAAAAAAAGGTATTATTACTTTTTTAGATACACCTGGACATGCTGCTTTTACTTCGATGAGAGCAAGAGGAGCTAACATTACTGATATAGTTGTTTTAGTTGTTGCTGCTGATGATGGAGTAATGCCTCAATCTATAGAATCTATTCAGCATGCAAATGCTGCTAAGGTTCCTATTATTGTTGCTATTAATAAAATTGATAAAGTAGAAGGTTCTTTAGATCCGTTAAAGAAAGAATTAATAAAACATTCTATTATTCCTGAAGAATGGGGTGGTGAAAACATATTTGTTCCAGTATCAGCTAAATCGGGATATGGTATTAATAATTTACTCGATGCTATTCTATTACAGTCAGAGATATTAGATTTAAAATCTTTTTTTAGTGGTATGGCTAGTGGAGTTGTAATTGAATCTTTTCTTGATAGAGGTCGTGGTCCTATTGCTACTGTTTTAGTGCGTGAAGGTATATTAAGAAAAGGAGATATTTTACTATGTGGTTGTTCGTATGGTAAAGTTCGAGCAATGAGAAGTGAAACTAATAATAGTATAACAGAAGCAGGTCCTTCTATTCCTGTACAAATATTAGGTTTATCTAAGATACCAGATATAGGTGATATCTTTACAGTAGTTAATGATGAAAAAAAAGCTCGCGAAGTTGCTTTTTATAGACAAGGTAAATTTCGTGAAGTGAAATTAGCTAAGCAGAAAAAGATTAAATTAGAAAACGTATTTGATCATATTAAATCAGGGAAAACTTCTGAATTAAATATTGTTTTAAAATCTGATGTTCAGGGATCTTTAGAAGCAATTTCTGATTCTTTAATAAAATTATCTAATAATGAAGTTGAAATTAATATAGTGGGATCAGGTGTGGGAGGAATTACAGAGACAGATGTTTCTTTAGCAACAGCATCAAATGCTGTTATTCTTGGATTTAATGTTAGAGCAGATTCTTTAGCTAAACGAATGATTCTATTAGAAAATATAGATGTGCGTTATTATTCAATAATATATAAATTAATTGATGAAGTTAAAATAGCTATGTCAGGCAAGTTATCTCCTGAATATAAACAGGAAATTATTGGTTTAGCTGCAGTAAGAAATATATTTAAATCTCCAAAATTTTCATCTATTGCTGGTTGTATGGTAACTGAAGGTATTATAAAAAGAAATCATCCTGTACGTATATTAAGAAATAATATAGTAATATATGAAGGAGAATTAGAATCTTTACGTCGTTTTAAAGAAGACGTAAATGAAATTAGAAATGGTATGGAATGTGGCATTGGTATAAAGAATTATAATGATATTCGGATAGGAGATATAATAGAAGTATTTGAAGTTAAAGAATGTCAGAGAAATATTTAA
- the greA gene encoding transcription elongation factor GreA produces the protein MKSKIPMTVSGIKKLRKELQKLKEITRPRIISDISDARSYGDLKENAEYHAAREAQGFCEGRIQEIESKLANAEIIDITKVSNNGTVIFGVTVTVLNVHTKKQFTYSIVGNDEANFKKKLISINSPMARGLLGKKVKDIAVIKTPGGKIQYKILKIDYV, from the coding sequence ATGAAAAGCAAAATTCCAATGACTGTAAGTGGTATAAAAAAATTACGTAAAGAATTGCAAAAATTAAAAGAAATTACACGGCCTCGTATTATTTCTGATATCTCTGATGCTAGATCTTACGGTGATTTAAAGGAAAATGCAGAATATCATGCAGCTAGAGAAGCACAGGGATTCTGTGAAGGACGGATACAAGAAATTGAATCTAAACTTGCCAATGCCGAAATTATTGATATCACTAAGGTATCTAATAATGGTACGGTAATTTTTGGTGTTACTGTAACGGTGTTGAATGTACATACTAAAAAACAATTTACTTACAGTATTGTTGGTAATGATGAAGCTAATTTTAAAAAAAAATTAATTTCTATTAATTCTCCTATGGCTCGTGGATTACTTGGTAAAAAAGTCAAAGATATTGCTGTAATAAAAACACCAGGTGGAAAAATACAATATAAGATATTAAAAATAGATTATGTATAG
- the rplM gene encoding 50S ribosomal protein L13, whose translation MKTFSAKSSNVKKNWYVIDATGKILGRLATELSKYLRGKHKVEYTPHVDVGDYLIVLNAKNILVSGKKENNKIYYHHTGYIGGIKSFSFKEMIQKSPERIIEIAVKGMLPRGPLGRMMFKKLKVYAGNNHNHAAQNPQFLNI comes from the coding sequence ATGAAAACTTTTTCAGCTAAATCAAGTAATGTAAAAAAAAATTGGTATGTAATAGATGCTACAGGGAAAATATTAGGTAGACTAGCAACCGAGTTGTCTAAGTACTTGCGAGGAAAACATAAAGTAGAATATACGCCACATGTTGATGTCGGTGATTATCTAATTGTTTTAAATGCTAAAAACATTTTAGTTTCTGGAAAAAAAGAAAATAATAAAATTTATTATCATCATACAGGTTATATAGGGGGAATTAAAAGTTTTTCTTTTAAGGAAATGATACAAAAATCTCCAGAACGTATTATTGAAATAGCTGTAAAAGGTATGCTTCCAAGAGGTCCATTAGGTCGTATGATGTTTAAAAAGTTGAAAGTTTATGCTGGTAATAATCATAATCATGCAGCACAAAATCCACAGTTTTTAAATATTTAA
- a CDS encoding BolA family protein: MQNKKIKKILMNKLALQEIYVTGDSNHIEIIAIGEIFTGMSEVKRQQSVYTSLMSDIMEKKIHAITIKSYSPKEWNKKKHNYSP; the protein is encoded by the coding sequence ATGCAAAATAAAAAAATAAAAAAAATACTAATGAATAAATTAGCATTACAAGAAATATATGTAACAGGAGATAGTAATCATATAGAAATTATTGCTATTGGAGAAATATTTACAGGAATGAGTGAAGTAAAGAGACAACAATCTGTTTATACATCTTTAATGTCAGATATTATGGAAAAAAAAATTCATGCCATAACTATAAAATCTTATTCTCCTAAAGAATGGAATAAAAAAAAGCACAATTATAGTCCATAA
- the secG gene encoding preprotein translocase subunit SecG has product MYHFFLILLMFVSIILIFLIMIQQGDNIDSSYSIGGSEKLFTHANRNKLITYITVFFAILFFVFVLALSNVHVNHNKTINLSSILDDQ; this is encoded by the coding sequence ATGTATCATTTTTTTTTAATTTTATTAATGTTTGTATCAATTATTTTAATCTTTTTAATTATGATACAACAAGGTGATAATATAGATTCATCTTATTCTATTGGTGGTTCCGAAAAATTATTTACTCATGCTAATCGTAACAAATTAATTACTTATATTACTGTTTTTTTTGCAATTCTTTTTTTTGTTTTTGTGTTAGCTTTGTCGAACGTTCATGTTAATCATAATAAAACAATAAATTTAAGTAGTATATTAGATGATCAATGA
- the rlmE gene encoding 23S rRNA (uridine(2552)-2'-O)-methyltransferase RlmE, which translates to MYFHDKKKITNSNKWLKRHFCDKYVKLAYKKGLRSRAKFKLAELNNSDKIFQIGMNVIDLGSSPGSWSEYAVSKIGKQGKIVACDILPMLPIKNVLFIQGDIREKVIFDKLLHFVKLKPVNVVMSDMAPNMSGYSCIDIPKSIFLCNLALEVSRITLVQGGTLLLKLFQGEGFDTFLKKIYDLFSLVKIRKPYSSLTSSREVFIVAAKRK; encoded by the coding sequence ATATATTTTCATGATAAAAAAAAAATAACAAATTCTAATAAATGGTTGAAAAGGCATTTTTGTGATAAATATGTAAAATTAGCTTATAAAAAAGGATTGCGATCAAGAGCAAAATTTAAGTTAGCAGAATTAAACAATTCTGATAAAATCTTTCAAATAGGTATGAATGTGATAGATTTAGGATCATCTCCTGGTAGTTGGTCGGAATATGCTGTTTCTAAAATAGGAAAACAGGGAAAAATTGTAGCTTGTGATATACTACCGATGCTTCCTATTAAAAATGTACTTTTTATTCAAGGTGATATCAGAGAAAAAGTTATATTTGATAAATTATTACATTTTGTAAAATTGAAACCTGTTAATGTGGTGATGTCTGATATGGCTCCTAATATGAGTGGGTATTCTTGTATTGATATTCCTAAGTCTATTTTTTTATGTAATTTGGCTCTTGAAGTATCTAGAATAACTTTGGTACAAGGAGGAACATTATTATTAAAATTATTTCAAGGAGAAGGATTTGATACATTTTTAAAAAAAATCTATGATTTGTTTTCATTAGTCAAAATTCGTAAACCATATTCTTCTCTAACTAGTTCTAGAGAGGTATTTATTGTAGCAGCTAAGAGAAAATAA
- the rplU gene encoding 50S ribosomal protein L21 — protein sequence MYAIFLNGGKQHRVKEGQIIRLEKINLKIGKSIKFKEILMITDKKNIKIGTPILSQSLIEAYIENHGKHKKIKILKFNKRKHYKKTQGHRQLFTDVKITKIITNTKEFN from the coding sequence ATGTATGCAATTTTTTTAAACGGTGGGAAACAACACCGAGTAAAAGAAGGACAAATTATAAGATTAGAAAAAATAAATTTAAAAATAGGAAAATCGATTAAATTTAAAGAAATATTAATGATTACAGATAAAAAAAATATTAAAATAGGTACCCCTATTTTATCACAATCTTTAATTGAAGCTTATATAGAAAATCATGGAAAACATAAAAAAATAAAAATTTTAAAATTTAATAAAAGAAAACATTATAAAAAAACGCAAGGTCATAGACAACTATTTACCGATGTTAAAATCACAAAAATTATTACTAACACAAAGGAATTTAATTAA
- the nusA gene encoding transcription termination factor NusA — protein MSKEILAVVESVSNEKSLPREKIFEALECALATATKKKHDQEIDIRVKINRKNGDFYTFRRWMVVSQVTQPTKEITLEAARLENNAIQLNDYIEDLMQSVTFDRITTQTAKQVIVQKVREAERAMIVEQFKEYKGDIITGIVKKINRDNIILDLENNAEALIMKEDMLPRDNFRLGDRVRGLLYAIHPESRGPQLFMSRSKPEMLIELFRIEVPEIGEEIIEIKAAARDPGSRAKIAVKTNDKRIDPVGACVGMRGARVQAVSSELCGERIDVVLWDSNPAQFVINAMSPADVSSIIMDEDHHTMDVSVESANLAQAIGRNGQNVKLASQLSGWELNVMTVDDLNLKYKEESHLIKRILSNSLNINDDVINTLIKTGFSSLEEIAYVPFNELLSVSGIDKNIVYQIREEANNALKKKESEKKEKLKKMNIEEALLNLKGMSRDLAIKLANINIYSLEELANQGIDDLSDIEDLDSDKAGKLIMEARNICWFGSKT, from the coding sequence GTGAGTAAAGAAATTTTAGCTGTTGTTGAATCAGTTTCAAATGAGAAATCTTTGCCACGTGAAAAGATATTTGAAGCTTTAGAATGTGCATTAGCTACAGCTACAAAGAAAAAACATGATCAAGAAATAGATATAAGAGTAAAAATTAATCGTAAAAATGGAGATTTTTATACGTTTCGACGTTGGATGGTTGTATCTCAAGTTACTCAACCGACAAAAGAAATTACATTAGAAGCAGCTCGTTTAGAAAACAATGCCATACAATTGAACGATTATATTGAAGATTTAATGCAATCAGTTACTTTTGATAGAATTACTACCCAAACGGCAAAACAAGTTATTGTTCAAAAAGTGAGAGAAGCTGAACGAGCTATGATAGTTGAACAATTTAAAGAATATAAAGGTGATATTATTACTGGTATTGTAAAGAAAATAAATAGAGATAATATTATTTTAGATTTAGAAAATAATGCTGAAGCATTAATTATGAAAGAAGATATGTTACCAAGAGATAATTTCAGATTAGGTGATCGTGTAAGAGGGTTGTTGTATGCAATTCATCCAGAATCTCGAGGACCTCAGTTATTTATGAGTAGGTCTAAACCAGAAATGCTTATTGAGTTATTTCGTATTGAAGTACCTGAGATTGGAGAAGAAATAATCGAGATTAAAGCGGCTGCCCGTGATCCTGGATCACGAGCTAAAATTGCAGTAAAAACGAACGATAAACGTATAGATCCTGTAGGAGCATGTGTTGGTATGAGAGGAGCACGAGTGCAAGCAGTATCTAGTGAATTATGTGGTGAAAGAATAGATGTAGTTTTATGGGATAGTAATCCAGCACAATTTGTAATTAATGCAATGTCTCCCGCAGATGTATCTTCTATTATTATGGACGAAGATCATCATACCATGGACGTTTCTGTGGAATCTGCTAATTTAGCTCAAGCAATTGGTAGAAATGGTCAAAATGTTAAGTTGGCTTCTCAATTAAGTGGATGGGAATTAAATGTAATGACTGTTGATGATTTGAATTTAAAATATAAAGAAGAATCGCATTTAATTAAACGTATATTAAGTAATAGTTTAAATATTAATGATGATGTTATAAACACACTAATTAAAACAGGTTTTTCTTCTTTAGAGGAAATAGCTTATGTGCCTTTTAACGAATTGTTATCTGTTTCTGGTATTGATAAAAATATAGTTTATCAAATTAGAGAGGAAGCTAACAATGCTTTAAAAAAAAAGGAATCAGAAAAAAAAGAAAAATTAAAAAAAATGAATATTGAAGAAGCATTGTTAAATTTAAAAGGGATGAGTCGAGATTTAGCTATTAAATTAGCAAATATAAACATTTATTCTTTAGAAGAATTAGCTAATCAAGGAATTGATGACCTTAGTGATATTGAAGATTTAGATAGTGATAAAGCAGGTAAATTGATTATGGAAGCTCGTAATATTTGTTGGTTTGGTAGTAAGACCTGA
- the rpmA gene encoding 50S ribosomal protein L27, which produces MAHKKAGGSTRNGRDSNAKRLGIKRFGGEKISSGSIIVKQRGTKFHPGINVGCGKDYTLFATENGTIKFEIKGIKKRKYVSVVK; this is translated from the coding sequence ATGGCTCATAAAAAAGCAGGTGGTTCAACCCGAAATGGTCGCGATTCTAATGCTAAACGTTTAGGAATAAAACGTTTTGGAGGCGAAAAAATATCTTCTGGCAGCATTATCGTTAAACAAAGAGGAACTAAATTTCATCCCGGCATTAATGTGGGTTGTGGAAAAGATTATACTTTATTTGCAACTGAAAATGGAACGATAAAATTTGAAATAAAAGGAATAAAAAAAAGAAAATACGTTAGTGTCGTAAAATAA
- the cgtA gene encoding Obg family GTPase CgtA produces MKFLDQAIIHVIAGNGGNGCVSFRREKYIPKGGPDGGDGGNGGNVWLKSVNNLNTLIDFKFKKYFLAGNGKNGFSGKCTGKKGVDITILVPVGTRIIDFKTKEIISDMVENNQILLIAKGGWHGLGNTRFKSSINRTPKKRTLGTEGEKREILLELILLANVGTLGLPNAGKSTFVQSISSAQPKIAEYPFTTLTPTLGVVSIKNEKSFVIADLPGLIKHASKGVGLGFLFLKHLERCNLLLHIIDISSYKPANIIENINIIINELKNYNKKKLYKKTRWIVFNKIDLLEKKQIKKIINKVLFSLEKKEKYYLISAMNGIGVKKLCSDISNFLKNKNL; encoded by the coding sequence ATGAAATTTCTAGATCAAGCAATTATTCATGTCATTGCTGGTAACGGAGGTAATGGATGTGTAAGCTTTAGAAGAGAAAAATACATACCTAAAGGAGGTCCAGATGGAGGAGATGGCGGAAACGGAGGAAATGTTTGGTTAAAATCTGTCAATAATCTTAATACATTAATAGATTTTAAATTTAAAAAATATTTTTTAGCAGGAAATGGAAAAAATGGTTTTTCTGGAAAATGTACCGGTAAAAAAGGTGTTGATATTACTATTTTGGTACCAGTAGGAACAAGAATAATTGATTTTAAAACCAAAGAAATTATAAGTGATATGGTTGAAAATAACCAAATATTATTAATTGCAAAAGGAGGTTGGCACGGATTAGGAAATACCAGATTCAAATCTTCTATTAATCGTACACCAAAAAAAAGAACTCTTGGAACAGAAGGAGAGAAAAGAGAAATATTACTGGAATTAATATTATTAGCTAATGTTGGAACGTTAGGTCTGCCAAATGCAGGAAAGTCTACTTTTGTACAATCGATATCTTCTGCTCAACCAAAAATAGCAGAATATCCTTTTACTACTTTAACACCTACTTTAGGTGTTGTATCCATAAAAAATGAAAAAAGTTTTGTTATTGCTGATCTTCCAGGATTAATAAAACATGCATCAAAAGGAGTTGGATTAGGTTTTTTATTTCTAAAACATTTAGAAAGATGCAATTTATTACTTCATATTATCGATATTTCTTCATATAAACCTGCCAATATTATTGAAAATATAAATATCATTATAAATGAATTAAAAAATTACAATAAAAAAAAACTATATAAAAAAACTAGATGGATAGTTTTTAACAAAATTGATCTTTTAGAAAAAAAACAAATAAAAAAAATAATCAATAAAGTTTTATTTTCTTTAGAAAAAAAAGAAAAATATTATCTTATTTCTGCAATGAACGGAATTGGTGTCAAAAAACTATGTTCAGATATATCTAATTTTTTAAAAAATAAAAATTTATAA
- the ftsH gene encoding ATP-dependent zinc metalloprotease FtsH, with protein MVKNLILWLVIAVVFMSIFQSFNSDDGNIRRIDYSTFLSEVNQDQVREVHINGHEINVIKKNNNKYKTYLPINDSRLLDNLLVKNVKVVGEAPEETSLITSIFISWFPMFLLIGVWIFFMRQMHIGGGKGAMSFGKSKARMLSKDEIKITFSDVAGCDEAKEEVSELVEYLREPSRFQKLGGKIPKGILMVGPPGTGKTLLAKAIAGEAKVPFFTISGSDFVEMFVGVGASRVRDMFEHSRKSAPCIIFIDEIDAVGRQRGTGVGGGHDEREQTLNQMLVEMDGFEGNEGIILIAATNRPDVLDPALLRPGRFDRQIVVALPDVRGRNQIIKVHMRKIPLDKDVDAMIIARGTPGFSGADLANLVNEAALFAARMNRHTVSMSEFEKAKDKIIMGSERRSLVMTDAQKQATAYHESGHVIVGRLVPEHDPAHKVTIIPRGRALGVTFFLPESDTITISRQKLESQISTLYGGRLAEEIIYGEKNVSTGAFNDIKIATTLARNMVTQWGFSDKLGPLLYVEEEDEIFLGRSVAKAKHMSDETARIIDKEVKLLIELNYQRARSILNDNIDILHAMKDALMKYETIDALQIDDLMARKKVRKPVNWIENSSFN; from the coding sequence ATGGTTAAAAATCTGATTCTTTGGTTAGTTATTGCAGTTGTATTCATGTCTATATTTCAAAGTTTTAATTCTGATGATGGGAACATTCGTAGAATAGATTATTCAACTTTTTTGTCAGAAGTTAATCAAGATCAAGTCCGGGAGGTACATATAAATGGGCATGAAATTAATGTTATCAAAAAAAATAATAACAAATATAAAACATATCTTCCAATTAACGATTCTAGGTTACTAGATAATCTATTAGTAAAAAATGTTAAAGTAGTAGGAGAAGCACCTGAAGAGACAAGTTTGATTACTTCTATTTTTATATCTTGGTTTCCAATGTTTTTATTAATAGGTGTCTGGATTTTTTTTATGCGTCAAATGCATATTGGTGGTGGCAAGGGTGCTATGTCGTTCGGTAAAAGTAAAGCTCGTATGTTATCTAAAGATGAGATTAAGATTACTTTTTCTGATGTAGCTGGTTGTGATGAAGCCAAGGAAGAAGTTAGTGAATTGGTAGAATATTTAAGAGAACCTAGTCGTTTCCAAAAATTAGGTGGTAAAATTCCAAAAGGAATTTTAATGGTTGGTCCTCCAGGAACAGGTAAAACATTACTTGCAAAAGCTATAGCAGGGGAAGCTAAAGTTCCTTTTTTTACTATTTCTGGATCTGATTTTGTTGAAATGTTTGTTGGAGTAGGGGCATCCAGGGTACGTGATATGTTTGAACATTCCAGAAAATCTGCACCGTGTATAATATTTATTGATGAAATTGATGCCGTAGGTCGTCAAAGAGGTACTGGTGTTGGAGGTGGACATGATGAAAGAGAACAAACATTAAATCAAATGTTAGTAGAAATGGATGGATTTGAAGGAAATGAGGGTATTATTTTAATTGCCGCTACGAATCGTCCTGATGTTTTAGATCCTGCTTTATTGCGTCCGGGTCGTTTTGATAGACAAATAGTAGTAGCTTTACCTGATGTTCGAGGAAGAAATCAAATTATTAAAGTTCACATGCGTAAAATTCCTTTAGATAAAGATGTTGATGCAATGATTATTGCTCGTGGTACTCCTGGATTTTCTGGCGCAGATTTAGCTAATTTAGTAAATGAAGCAGCTCTTTTTGCTGCTAGAATGAATCGTCATACTGTATCTATGTCAGAATTTGAAAAAGCTAAAGATAAAATTATTATGGGTTCTGAACGTCGATCATTAGTAATGACTGATGCGCAAAAACAGGCTACTGCTTATCATGAATCTGGACATGTAATCGTAGGAAGATTAGTTCCTGAGCATGATCCTGCACATAAAGTAACAATAATTCCAAGAGGTAGAGCATTAGGAGTAACATTCTTTTTACCAGAAAGCGATACTATTACTATCAGTCGTCAAAAATTGGAAAGTCAAATATCTACTTTATATGGAGGACGATTAGCTGAAGAAATTATTTATGGTGAAAAAAATGTATCTACAGGTGCTTTTAATGATATAAAGATTGCAACTACCTTAGCAAGAAATATGGTGACTCAATGGGGTTTTTCAGATAAATTAGGACCTTTGTTATATGTTGAAGAAGAGGATGAAATATTTTTAGGTCGTTCAGTTGCTAAAGCTAAACATATGTCAGATGAAACTGCCAGAATAATAGATAAAGAAGTAAAATTATTAATAGAGTTAAATTATCAAAGAGCAAGAAGTATTTTAAATGATAATATAGATATATTACATGCTATGAAAGATGCGTTAATGAAATATGAAACAATTGATGCTTTACAAATTGACGATTTAATGGCCAGAAAAAAAGTTCGTAAACCTGTAAATTGGATAGAAAATTCTTCTTTTAATTAA